CTTGTGTTCTTACTTCAGAAAGATCCAATTACAAGAAGCTTAAAATAAACtcaaaaaccaaagcaaaagcCCACACCTTAAATTTACAATGAATTAATCATATTTTAGATTAAGTTCAAAACAACAGTTTCATTGGCTCTGAGGAAATATTAACTGCATGGACATGATTTCCTTCGACATTGGTAGGAGGAGTATCTCATAGTTAATGGTATAATAGATTGAAGTTTAATATTACTATGGCTTGGTATAACACTTCTGCCAGAAAGCTAATGACttgttttcagagctgtgagTTGTCTCTATAGTCAGAAGTTAATATTCATTAAGTTAACTTTATATGTTGTGACTGCCTTGAGAGATGGCGAAAGGGCAAATTATTAAAAGGCTTTTGAGAATTTTTCCGGCTTTCCCATTTCATCAAGTAGTGTGATATTAAGGAGGTGTCAGCTGGATGATGATTGTgccatattttttccaaaacaacatCAGAAGTTACATGGGGGGGTATTCTTTCAAGTGTCTTGGTGCTTTCTCACATAAAGAAATAACTGTTGTGATTTCCAGGGAATCTTGGTATTTGTATTTAGCCAGTAAACTTTGTTCTTCTAGACCACAAATAATACTTAAGGGAAATGTTATGGTTTGAGTATTGTTTCTcctgaaacaaataaacatcCTTGTATCCTTTCTGCCATCATGTTCCTGCAGTTGTCTACTATTAAAAGTGAgaaatctgacaaaaaaaaaaccaccacaaaataGCAAAACTTTAAATCCTAGTTGCAGATACGCCTCTCCGCTTATGAAACTACTGTAatgacttgttttttaaaatgttttgtggaaaaaatggcAACTTCTAACAGgtattttattcatgtttgtTACCTGTGAGGAGTGGTGAAAGTGTAATTTGATTCATATAATCcgtaaaaacattttggatggtattagattttttttgtcttgtggATATAGTCTGTATTGCtgatcttttgttttattttcttgcagagTAACAGCTATCCACCAATGTCAGACCCATATATGCCTAGTTATTATGCTCCATCCATTGGATTTCCGTACTCCTTAGGCGAAGCAGCATGGTCAACTGCAGGTGACCCTCCAATGCCATACTTGACAACTTATGGACAGATGAGTAATGGTGAACATCATTACATACCTGATGGTGTATTTAGTCAACCTGGGGCATTAGGAAATACCCCTCCGTTTCTTGGGCAGcatggatttaatttttttcctgggaatgCAGACTTCTCTACATGGGGGACGAGTGGATCTCAGGGACAATCAACGCAAAGCTCTGCTTACAGCAGCAGCTATGGCTATCCACCTAGTTCTCTTGGGAGAGCCATAGCAGATGGACAGGCTGGATTTGGCAGTGATACTCTGAGCAAGGTGCCTGGTATTAGCAGCATCGAGCAAGGCATGACTGGACTGAAAATCGGTGGAGATATGACGGCTGCTGTAACAAAAACTGTAGGTTCAGCTCTGAGCAGTACAGGTATGACAAGCATTGCAGCCAACAGTGTGCCCCCAGTTAGCAGTTCAGCACCTAAACCAACCTCGTGGGCTGCCATTGCAAGGAAGCCTGCTAAACCTCAGCCAAAACTCAAGCCTAAAGGTAACGTGGGCATTGGGGGCCCTGCTGTACCACCCCCACCTATAAAACACAACATGAATATTGGAACTTGGGATGACAAAGGGTCAGTGGTAAAAGCACCCCCAGCCCAACCAGTACTGCCTCCTCAGACTATAATCCAGCAGCCTCAGCCATTAATTCAACCACCACCACTGGTGCAAAGCCAACTGCCTCAACAGCAGCCTCAGCCACAGCAACCACAACAGCAACAAGGACCTCAGCAGCAGGCCCAGCCTCACCAGttgcagcagcaacagctgCAAAACCGCTGGGTAGCACCTCGTAATAGGGGGGTGGGCTTCAGCCAGAACAACGGAGCTGGTACTGAAAACTTTGGTTTAGGCGTTGTATCCGTCAGCTCCTCACCTTCTGGTGTGGAAGTGCACCCAGTGCTGGAGAAACTAAAGGCCATAAACAACTACAATCCCAAAGACTTCGATTGGAACCTGAAGAATGGACGTGTGTTTATAATCAAAAGTTATTCAGAGGACGATATTCATCGTTCCATTAAGTACTCTATCTGGTGTAGTACTGAACATGGTAATAAGCGCTTGGATGCTGCTTACCGTTCCTTGAATGGAAAAGGCCCACTCTATTTACTCTTCAGTGTGAATGGCAGTGGACACTTTTGTGGAGTGGCTGAGATGAAGTCTGTTGTGGACTACAATGCGTATGCTGGTGTCTGGTCTCAGGATAAGTGGAAGGGCAAGTTTGATGTCAAATGGATCTTTGTCAAAGACGTTCCCAATAACCAACTGCGGCATATTCGCTTggaaaacaatgacaacaaaccAGTTACCAATTCGAGGGACACTCAAGAAGTACCCCTAGAAAAAGCCAAGCAAGTGCTTAAAATAATTGCTACTTTCAAGCATACCACCTCAATCTTTGATGACTTTGCACATTATGAAAAGCGtcaagaggaggaggaagccatGCGTAGGGTAAGAAATCAGTATTATAGTAGCTCTCctgttttttctacttttgGTAAGCTTGTTTCATACGACTGAAATCTCTGGGTGTGAGGGTTGAATCAGAAAGTGATGCTTTTTCCCCAAGGTGTATGTACTTGATACAACTAGCTTGTACTGAAAAGATGTAAATTTTTACCTGTGTTAACAAAACAACAGTTACATGTTTAACCACAATACTAATGTGGGCATGCATAAGCTGACTTCTGATGTTTTACtttcaaagtaaacaaaacctGAATTGAGTGCATTAACTGAAGTCTTCtagtttagatttttttacatttctctgtATGTCATTAGAAAGGCatgaaatttctgaagaaacttcctttatttaaaaaaaacatttcaattcaaattgttttaacaaaattttAACAGCAAGATTACTGTGAAAAGTAGGTTTTCCTATTGAttcaatttgtattttttaagtttgtgaAATGTACGAGTGATATACAGTGATGACTTCGTACAGtgtcagaattattttttggaCAATTGTGATAGTGcaattaaaaagttaatttctgtGATGAAAATTATACCAATGATAAATCTGTAGAGAAAACTAGTTCTGGAggtcagtatttcagaaaaatgggaaaggcaaaaaagtatttacttaaaagtattttttagtacttctgtttgttttgtgtacccctctcctaaaaaaaaaaaagcttctgttcaCCATTGGCTTCAGTATTcacttttgctgtatttctttttctttccaggctTGCTAGTAACAGTAAATAGATTTGTCTCATGGTGAGAAGCGTTTCAGGGTTCTGGAACTATTGTACTAGTTTGTTGATGTGCAAGTATTCAGAAGTAAGAATTTGCATTACTAGGGTTTGGTGGTAGTACTTTCTGTTCATCAGTCTCACCACCTACtgaacaaaaccccaaaactcTAGGGTTTATGTAAATTAGGAAACTTGTGGGCTGTAAAgtgctgaatttgtttttatttgaagctGCCACTATTCTGGCTGTGTAAGAATTTCACCTGCTCCACTGTCTCCTTACTTCCGTTAGGTTTCTGATAGTGTCTAGTGATTCTAGCCCTTGAACATACCAAATCCTTCAACATATGTTTGGCATCTCCTCTAGACCGGTGTCGTGTATACCCAAAATCAAGTCTGTAGTTTCATTGCACAACTCTGCAATAAATTGTTGGAAGGTTTTTATTTGGAGGCAGAATGAATGTGTGTATAATGCCTTTtgaatatacttatttttttccttatttttaaaaaaaacagttgccCTAAATCAGTATTGTTACTTCTGTGCCATCCCGATGATGGGAGATCGGGCCACATTCATATCTAATATTCTACATAAGGGGAAAACTGATGTTTTCATGCTTTAATACAACTTCATTGTTGTTTTGATAATGTTTCAGAAGGATTATAGTGTTTCTGTATAGCCTTCATGTTTCAGAAGTTTCTTaaatttctgattatttaaGACACTTTCACAAATACCTTGGTTGCTTCAAAAGCTGATACTTTTGTGAAAGAACTTGTCAAAGGAGTCATAATTCAGACATGCCCTAGCATGtttatttgtggttttgcttcCTCTGTAGTAGCTAAAAACCATGAAATGTAATGGGGGGAGGGAGCATGGCTTTAGTAGTGTTTCTGTGTATGCTaaacttaaaaatcaaattactaAACTCAGCATTTATTAGGTCTCTAGATGACAAAGaggttatatatattttgtgtaatAAAGGAACATTGCTATTTCCTGTAATATTCTTGGTGAAGCACATGTTCTCCATATGACTCTAGTgagctctgcatttctctgctgaaaCAGCTACCTTTCCCAGCACTAACGAGAACAAACGTACTTGCACAGAAGGCATTGATTCTTCTCCAGCATTGTACAACTTGTTTTTGTGACAAATtcttaaataatgattttagtGCTGGATATCTAGTGAGATTTCTTTTGTCAATGGGTTTAAGATATGCCTTGAGCAAATTAATATGTACTTAAAATGTAGGAAGTCCAAATTAAACTAATGCCAGGTACTGAGATGATCTTTATTCTCTTACACTTGTGTTGATTTAAAATGTCTAGGTTTCTTCTTCTGTTATGACACAGTATATAAACAACCTATCCTCAGTCTGTAAACATACAGTTAACTCCTTCATGATTCAGGTATAGCTCAGAAATAATTACTTACTATTGTAAGCTCTGTTTTATGGTTAATTGAGTAATCCTTTCCATAGTGCTGTCTAGGTTTTTATGGAGCTATATATAAATTAGCGCACTTTCTACTGCCAGTGAAACTGTATATTCTATGTATAAAATGCCTGTTTTCTGTGGCAGCTTCGGGGATCATTTTGTTTCTAGTGTTTGTtatgaaaaatgtgttaatggctgttaataaaatattaagtgcACAGACAGCAGGAGTCACTTGCGTGTTCCTTCAAATTCAGTTAGTATTTTGTTGTTACAGAGGTGGTAACAAACTTTCATACAGCCAGTGATCTAAACATAACAGCATGTGATTTATGgatttaatttactttataaCTGTTCATCATTCCAGCtaacttattttaaagtaattggTTGTAAAAGTTTAATCTTAACAGCTCAGGGGGATCAATAATTAATTTCCAATATGACCTAtcagtatattttattaaaataggGCAGTATACTTGTAAAAGTGCAGTGAATAGGTCTGATGAACATGAAACTTTCTTAACTTTGCCATTTGATGAAGGTTACTTCCAAATGATTGTGAATAGTCACTTCAAGTGTAAATATTAGAGCTGCAGTGTGTACTGTTGTTTGATGTGACCCTGTTCTGGGTGATGTCCCCAAAAGTGGGATTGGAAGCAAATCTGTGCAGTAATCATTCAGTTTTCTTATGGCTCGGGTTAGTGTCCTGTTTAAGTGTGCAAATGCTGTAGTCCTAAGGAGCAAAGAAATCTTGCCCATCTTTCATTAGGTCTGTCAGTAGTATGTTGAAATCTGAAATTATGTTAGTCCTTAGTTTGAACTACTGCTTTGGGGTGTAAGTATGCATAATTGCATTCAGATTGTTTGAAACTGTTGGATtgtcttcaaagagaaaacagttagaaaagggtgttttttaaaaaggagcagaaaaaacacaatttaagaGTGCATAATTACAGTAGAAAAGTtgcaaaaaaatcagtaatttcaGGTGCATAACTATGTAGATGAAACTAACATGGTTTTGactaaaaaaaaaggctgttagTACTCCAACTTCACCCACAGGAGGTGGCTTATTAAACCATAACTATCTGTTGTCTGAGGACCTCTTGAATTCTGCTGTTTGTAGAATATAATGTAAAAAAGGTCATGGTCCCATGTAACTGTGGAATGCTGACATAGTAACTGTAACATGTAATTGTCATGTTAATGTGGTAGTCCTGAAAAATAGTTAATTGTTATCCATAGGGAAGGATAAAGGAAATGCAGTATgtattcatgtttaaaaatccaaatgcaAATTACATAACTTTTCAGGAAACCTTTAAATGGCAGGtcaataaacatttaaaatgttagcTTTTTCCTGTTGTAGTACATATCTTGTAAGAGGGATGCTGATATAGCTGAACTTTGATTTGAGTGGAGTAATTTACTACTTTCTCATTTATTATGATACTAATGcaacttctgtttctctgataAGTTGAGTCATTTCAGACTATAGTGTTATATGTCTCCTTTCCGCTCTAGGACACTGGTGTCTTTATGCTTGATtagatatttcttaaaaatatcttgaaggAGGGAAGTGAAAAAACATCCATTAAGAGTAAACTgactcttccctcctcctctaaCCCATTCAGCTGCTATTTTTGTAATGTCAAATTCTGATATAGACACACAATCCTTGCGCAAGTCAAGGAAAACAGGTAGTTAATGGACATCTTAAATGTAGTTAAATGATATTTGTACTATTCTGTAGTACTGCTTTAAGTTTGTGTAGATATGTCTAAAGGACAttcaaaacagtaaataaaacaggGTTTCTAATACATTGTGAGAAACTTGTGCATTTACTCTATGCTTTTGTTGAGGTTTTAAAGGTTATCTTACAATTTGCTTGAACTTGCATATCTACAGTTTCTTCTCTGTAAATGCAGTGATATTACAGTTCTCAAGTCtcttttaaggaagaaaaatggtcaGAAAGTATGATCAGAAGACTTTTTGCTCCCTTGACATTCATAAGATTAATATGTTACCCCCTGGTCTTGGGAGAAGAGGATTGTTTGAAGCAAAGTTAATTTAGATATTGATCCAGAAGTTTTGTCCTGTGATGCCATGCATAGTTTCTGTATCTTCATTTGCTTCAGCATCTGAAGTCATTTGGAAATACCTAAAAATGGCCTACAAATTCTTAAGGGCATACAGATTTCAAATGTACgtgttttctttgcatgtgGCTGAGATAGTTGCTTGTGCTTAGAATTTTTTACAGGGTGGGGATAGTTTAGAGTGGTCTGAGCATTAAAAAATGGTGTCAGTGACTATGTAAGAGTTTACGGTAGTGGTGTGGCCTGCCTTCctgtaggaaggaaaaaaggtgctgcagcagagaaagtCCAGTATTGGACTGTTGAATGAAAGAGCTGGAATGTAATTAAACTCACAGGTGGTCTTAGTTTAGAAAGACTTAGATGgatcttcttcctttttgccttGAAGTTGCTGCCTGCAGAATGAAGACTGCAGAGTCCTTTTTACTGAAGGGAATTAAATTCTCTGACTCTGGGACTGGAATGACCAATTTCTCCTGTAAGATAGGGACCTCTATTGGAAAAGCTAGGAATATCAACTAACTGGTTTACCTTACTGTTCAGAGACCAGGTATTTTTGGAATCTCATTCTTTGATGTTCTTGAATATGAAGGTAGATCCTTAAAACAAGACATCAAACTTGAATTGAGTGTTATCTGTGATAACTTTGCTATTTCTAAATGCTGTGTCGAAGTAGTCTTTTATAAGATAAAAAAAGCAGTTCTAAATCCCTTCTTCCAGAGCAAAAGCAGAGCCCTGAGTGTATGTTAGTAGCTGTTAAAAAAACATGCAGCAGCCTTTTGCTTCCTGCTGCATCTCCTCAGATCACTCTGAAAACAAATTGACTAGAACAGTAgtgctttttcctgctgtttgcaGGAAGTGGGAAGTAATATGTCTGCATAAGGTAGTCACAGCCCGCATGACTTtctaaaactgtatttcagctgtatttcattatttcatgttATGGATGGACTAGTTAGGAGAAAATCAAGGAGAGATTGCTAGTGGTGCTTTGCTGGAAAACCATGTCAGCTTAAAACCATACAAAGCTTAGATATCTAGCAAAGCTGTTTCTGTACATTCAATTGAACTAGGTTGTTGAGGTTTTGTATGAAAATTGATTGGCTTTAACCTCTAGAGTcatctatttaaaattatgtattacAAAGTTTTTTTATTGAATGATGAGCTGTTTGAGCCAAGCTTCTGTTTAAACACCTTTTCAGGGGTCTGATAGTGTTCTTAATAAAGAGTGGTAATTATTATTGTATGCTTCTCTACTTAGGCTTATGGTTGATTGTGAAAATGTAAACTTGCATGTTAATTCCAGTTTCGTATGGAATATAATGAGAAAGCAAGATAAAAACATTCACGGTTTCCTCCAGGCAGACTGTATTTGAGTTACACATCTGCAAAGATTGGTGAGGCTTAAGGAAAGTCTGAGAAATTCTTCCCCAGTATATTTTGTAGACCCTGCATTGAATGTCATAACCCTTCCAGGGCTACTGTAGATTCCCTAGCAGAGCAGTAAAGTAAGATCTTGTTGTCTGTGGGCTTCTGAGTAGAAGTAACAAAGGTGTCAGTCatctttctgctcctttcaCTGTGACAGTGATCATCAGTGGATGCAGTTTCTGTGGATGTAGTTTTGAAAGCTATCAATTGTCAGTCTTCTAAAGTCAATATTGCACTGCTTACATTGTTAACAAGTAGTAATGAGGAGCtagaaacttgatttttttaaaaactttttaatgagCTTGCTGAAATGGCTGTATTGTAGCTAATTAACATCTGATATTTCGATGTGTACAGCACTGGAGGGAAGCATTTGCTACTGCTGTTAGAATTGACCAATCCATCACTGAAAACATCTGTCTGGGAAAACAAGACTGGAAAGACTTTCCTAGCTCTAGTACAAGCATGATTTCTGCAGAGCCTTTCTTTGTGTTGTCATCACATGGTATCTTCAAACTAGTTAGGTTTCTTTCCCAACCTATGTCTTCTGAGTGTTCATACCCTGCTCTTTAGTGTGTTGTAGAAATTCAGATATGgattcaatttttttaaaagtataacaATGATATGATCTGTCTCCACTAACAATGCTCTGCTCAAGTTTAAATTTACTTACCACTTCCAttgtaatttttcagttttgctgtcGCTAAGGTGTTGCACAGGTTGAAATAAACTAAGATGCCATCAAAAAAGACTATGAAGAGTAGATAAATAAGTTAAGTTTGGTAGATTTTCTTAACATTTGTATGCTAGAAAGCCTTATTTATTATCTGGACATGAAATGATCCTGCAACAGCGAGGTCTCATGATTATTAATTCATAGGGCTTACCAGGAGAAGGAACTGCTCTGGAGTTTTAAAGCCTCATTTGACTTCCTTTGActttgttgatttttaatttgtggcTTTTAGTTTGAATGTTgtagtaagaaataaaaagatgatgATATCTGCCACAGAAGAAACTTCTGGGTCCATGTAAGGCTTCTGGAAATCCTCCTCATCTGACCTTTTCACAGATTCCCAGAATTCACTAGAAGTACTactcagaaaaatgtattttatctaGTTGTGAAATAAATGTCTTAAGAGATGAGTGAGAAGTCGAAAGGGACTCTTGCTTGgcaaatttttaaagttttggtAAAGTACTTAGTTAACAGCTGTGACATTCTTTCTGTAAATGGGGTAAactatttttagcattttctgttttctcagtaaTCAGTTTCTTCGTTGTGGTTCTGAAGCACTAAGGTCAATTTTTATGCTGTTACAGCTATAATAGACTGGGGTGCAATAAACTGCAGATTATAGGCTGATGCCATCAGTAAATGAGATTTCATGAACTTTGCTGTGGCTTCTCCTCACCACCTCTACAGCTGTCTGTTCTGTCCTCTGCCAGGTGTTTCTGCCCacgcagcagagctggcagagcacctcacttcagaaatgcagtcTGACATGTTAGCTTACTTTGCAGATGAACATGAAGATTAAATCAAAGTTTGCATCGAAGCAACTGAGATATGCCACATGCTGGCTTCTGAAGCTGCTCTAAGAATGCTACCTCTTACAGAGGGGCAAAGCAGACATCTTCAGGCATGAACGTTTTAAACGTTAGCAAGATACACGAGTTCAGcaaaactttgttttgcaaGTATAGCTGATTGTGCTGGAGGTGAGCGTGTGGGGAAGCTATCTGCAATTTGCTTGTGCAAGTTTGCAATCCTGAATAGATTTCAAAATGGacactttgaaatgtttgtacCTCCAACTGCTATAAAAAAAGCACAAGCCCTTTCAGGTCTACTTCCTCTCACCTTTAAGCTTCAGTTTATGGGACCATGGAGGGAAAAATTCAGCTGAGGACTGTAGCAGCTCTTTTTGTTAAGTCACCACTTAAATTTGTGGTGCTAAAAatcagtctttcatttcccttacttttggggaaaaaaataaaaatccagaaacCAGCATTATGCTTCTTGGCAGTTTCAAATCagatcagaaaacatttttgttagttAGAAGGCTGAAAGTTTGTTGGCACAGTGATTGTTAAATCTGAGGAGAAATTACCTGCAGTTGCTTTTCAGCCTGGGGTCATTCGATTAATGCACTGAATTTAGAgaactgaaattttgaaataagtcAGCCTAACAGTTGAGACCAGGTTGCTGCATTGCTCATTTCATACCTTCATTTACTCTAGATTGAGACATCTTTCTAATGCCTGAGCCTCTTTAGGTTCACCTTTATTtggtttttcagtttgtgtAGCAAGTTGTTTGCGTGTGTGCAATCTGCTCACCACATGGTCTATAGCTAGCAGTTACTGCTAACCAGCTGTTGCATTCCCACATAGTTCTAATTCAAATGGCTAATTACTTTCCACTCCTGCTCATAAACTCCACCTAAAGCTGGATAACCTCACTTTGGCAAATTGTAAAGTGAAGCAGGCTGTGCTGGCCTTTGGCAGGCAACTTGAATTGACTAGAGAAGCTTTTTACCCTAGGATGCTGAGGAGAGATTTGGCAAAGATGTTGCTCATCTGAATGTAAGGAATAACTAAGATCATTTGTAAAAGGGAAACATGGTACAATCCAGACAGTACACTGGAAGTTTCCTCTGTGCTGATGATGGAAAGCTGCTTGGGATATAGTCTTCTGATATTCTGTCAATAATAACTGCTTATACAAAGAAAGGAATACTTCTTGAGATAGGAAGTGAAGTTGTTAGTGAGTGATCTGACTTAGGGCTGGGGAGGGTTCTAGTTTGCTTCTGAGCGTAGTCTTGTCCttgcattttgaagaaatcagGTTTTGCCTCAGTTCATTTTGCTGTACACAGTGCCAAATGTCACTGATACCGATATATCTGAAGAACAGTGTTGGCACATGTTGAAAAATGTCAGGTTTGTCAGTCTGCTTTAAGTGCTTAAATATATGTGTAGTAATATGTAACCTTGAGACTACAGGAAAGGtgcattgatttttcttaaagccttttttcctctctggagTTCAAAATGGACTTGAAAATTGTAAAACCTCCCTTGTTTCGTCCACTGGAAGCAGGTAGTTGGGATATTCCCTTTCTATAGTGAATTTTTTTGAACTGAAGTGTATTTGGCTCAAGGGTGCATGAAATACAAGGCTGGTCAGCTTACTGTGCAGCAGTTCGGGATGCAGAGAAGCTTTGTAGACAGCTTGAAGTGTTTACATCTATAATACCTGCAAATGGATGGCAACTGATGGTATTACCTGTGTATAGctatcaatattttaaatactgcttCATTATTTAACATAGCAGTTTCATAGGCTACCACAGTACTGCAGGAGTGGTTTTCAGCACTTTGTGCAGTCCTTTCGGTTATGTCTGCTAATAGTACAGCAATAATCTAAGATGTACATGAGCAGGCTATTTTTGCGTGCCTTACATGCATAGTGAGGCATGAGGCCAGTGATCATGTGCTTTTTAGCCTGGAGATACTCTTAACATACCAATTTGTATTAATGACTGATAGTATCAATCTCGCTTTAAAAACACTATGCCAATATTGGTCACTTATCACTGAACtaggaaaaatactgcagaataaTGTGAATGTTGTTCCTAAAATATACTGAAGTTCTGTAGATTGTACAAGTTCAATTATGCAGCTGCTGAGACAGTGGGATTATTACTGTGACCAAGAATTTTGTGCAAGCCTTACTTTTTTCGTGTTCATCTTGAAGCAACTGTTCTTGAGGCAGGAGTCTGTCTTGGAGAAGACTAGAGCATTAGCTGTACACTAATAACCAGTTTAAGTGTCACATACACTTTTCATTATAATGTCTTCTGGGGAGAATTTG
The genomic region above belongs to Cygnus atratus isolate AKBS03 ecotype Queensland, Australia chromosome 2, CAtr_DNAZoo_HiC_assembly, whole genome shotgun sequence and contains:
- the YTHDF3 gene encoding YTH domain-containing family protein 3 isoform X1, producing MSATSVDQRPKGQGNKVSVQNGSIHQKDAVNDDDFEPYLSSQTNQSNSYPPMSDPYMPSYYAPSIGFPYSLGEAAWSTAGDPPMPYLTTYGQMSNGEHHYIPDGVFSQPGALGNTPPFLGQHGFNFFPGNADFSTWGTSGSQGQSTQSSAYSSSYGYPPSSLGRAIADGQAGFGSDTLSKVPGISSIEQGMTGLKIGGDMTAAVTKTVGSALSSTGMTSIAANSVPPVSSSAPKPTSWAAIARKPAKPQPKLKPKGNVGIGGPAVPPPPIKHNMNIGTWDDKGSVVKAPPAQPVLPPQTIIQQPQPLIQPPPLVQSQLPQQQPQPQQPQQQQGPQQQAQPHQLQQQQLQNRWVAPRNRGVGFSQNNGAGTENFGLGVVSVSSSPSGVEVHPVLEKLKAINNYNPKDFDWNLKNGRVFIIKSYSEDDIHRSIKYSIWCSTEHGNKRLDAAYRSLNGKGPLYLLFSVNGSGHFCGVAEMKSVVDYNAYAGVWSQDKWKGKFDVKWIFVKDVPNNQLRHIRLENNDNKPVTNSRDTQEVPLEKAKQVLKIIATFKHTTSIFDDFAHYEKRQEEEEAMRRERNRNKQ
- the YTHDF3 gene encoding YTH domain-containing family protein 3 isoform X2 translates to MNSILRRPKGQGNKVSVQNGSIHQKDAVNDDDFEPYLSSQTNQSNSYPPMSDPYMPSYYAPSIGFPYSLGEAAWSTAGDPPMPYLTTYGQMSNGEHHYIPDGVFSQPGALGNTPPFLGQHGFNFFPGNADFSTWGTSGSQGQSTQSSAYSSSYGYPPSSLGRAIADGQAGFGSDTLSKVPGISSIEQGMTGLKIGGDMTAAVTKTVGSALSSTGMTSIAANSVPPVSSSAPKPTSWAAIARKPAKPQPKLKPKGNVGIGGPAVPPPPIKHNMNIGTWDDKGSVVKAPPAQPVLPPQTIIQQPQPLIQPPPLVQSQLPQQQPQPQQPQQQQGPQQQAQPHQLQQQQLQNRWVAPRNRGVGFSQNNGAGTENFGLGVVSVSSSPSGVEVHPVLEKLKAINNYNPKDFDWNLKNGRVFIIKSYSEDDIHRSIKYSIWCSTEHGNKRLDAAYRSLNGKGPLYLLFSVNGSGHFCGVAEMKSVVDYNAYAGVWSQDKWKGKFDVKWIFVKDVPNNQLRHIRLENNDNKPVTNSRDTQEVPLEKAKQVLKIIATFKHTTSIFDDFAHYEKRQEEEEAMRRERNRNKQ